One Elephas maximus indicus isolate mEleMax1 chromosome X, mEleMax1 primary haplotype, whole genome shotgun sequence DNA segment encodes these proteins:
- the LOC126068803 gene encoding histone H2A-Bbd type 1-like — protein sequence MSGKRSCHSSCRYRRSPLSRSARAELQFPVSRVDCLLREGNYAQRLSLSTPIFLAGILEYVTANILELAGIEAYNHGKIRITPEHVERAVDSDPQLSLLFHADANDEVDKMPQSKKN from the coding sequence ATGagtggaaaaagaagctgtcacaGCTCCTGTAGGTATAGGAGGTCACCTCTCTCCCGCtccgcaagggcagaactgcagtTTCCTGTGAGCCGGGTGGACTGTCTCCTGCGGGAAGGGAACTATGCCCAGCGCCTGAGTTTGTCCACACCTATTTTTCTCGCTGGAATTCTCGAGTACGTGACAGCCAACATCCTGGAGCTGGCAGGCATTGAGGCCTACAACCATGGCAAGATACGCATCACCCCAGAACATGTGGAGAGGGCAGTGGACAGCGACCCGCAGCTCAGCCTTCTCTTTCATGCTGATGCCAACGATGAGGTTGACAAGATGCCCcagtcaaagaagaattga